The Mercurialis annua linkage group LG2, ddMerAnnu1.2, whole genome shotgun sequence genome contains a region encoding:
- the LOC126669109 gene encoding protein DETOXIFICATION 16-like isoform X1: protein MEVQEENPSIESPLLISEGGRLLEQKHRFTADEFFIELKKQLNLAGPLVSVNFLIYLLQVISVMFVGHLGELSLAGASMATSFASVTGFSLLKGMASGLDTFCGQSYGAKQYHMLGIHLQRAMIVLLLVSIPLAFIWANAGEILLFFRQDPEISAEAGRYAHFMIPSIFAFAIQECLVRFLQTQNNVVPMMICSGFTTLLHIFICWILVFKSGLGNKGAALANAISYWIYAILLILYVSISPSCKKTWTGFSKQALHGIPKYLKLAIPSAVMLSLETWSFEMMVLLSGLLPNPKLETSVLSISLNTSSMAFMIPLGLGGVISTRVSNELGAGKPRAARQSVCVAIFMVATAGIAMSSTLIVGRNMWGYLYSTEERVVQYVGQMLIFVAATHFLDGIQSVLSGTCRGCGWQKLGAIINLGAYYLIGIPCSILFAFVYNFGGKGLWTGLIVALLVQSLGLSTVTLTTNWEKESKKAKDRVYNSNNVTFIPEEIRS, encoded by the exons ATGGAGGTACAAGAAGAAAATCCGAGTATTGAGTCACCATTATTAATCTCTGAAGGTGGAAGATTGTTAGAACAAAAACACAGATTTACAGCAGATGAATTTTTCATAGAACTGAAAAAGCAGCTCAACTTGGCTGGTCCTCTTGTCTCAGTAAATTTCTTGATATATCTTTTGCAAGTCATTTCAGTTATGTTTGTTGGTCATCTTGGTGAGCTTTCACTTGCGGGTGCTTCTATGGCCACGTCTTTTGCTTCGGTTACTGGCTTCAGCTTGTTG AAAGGAATGGCAAGTGGATTAGATACATTCTGTGGTCAGTCTTATGGAGCAAAGCAATATCATATGCTTGGTATACACTTACAGAGGGCAATGATTGTTCTACTACTAGTCAGCATTCCTCTTGCCTTTATATGGGCAAACGCAGGCGAGATTCTTCTGTTCTTCCGGCAAGATCCAGAAATATCAGCTGAGGCAGGACGCTATGCTCATTTTATGATTCCTTCAATTTTCGCTTTCGCCATCCAAGAATGTCTTGTCAGATTCCTGCAGACACAAAACAATGTGGTTCCAATGATGATTTGCTCAGGATTTACAACTTTGCTTCACATTTTCATTTGTTGGATTCTTGTTTTCAAATCAGGACTTGGAAATAAAGGTGCTGCTTTGGCAAATGCTATTTCTTATTGGATTTATGCAATCTTATTAATACTTTATGTCAGCATATCCCCTTCATGTAAGAAGACTTGGACTGGCTTTTCTAAACAAGCCCTTCATGGAATTCCTAAATATCTTAAACTGGCAATTCCTTCTGCTGTAATGCTCAG CTTGGAGACTTGGTCATTCGAGATGATGGTTCTGTTATCTGGTCTTCTTCCTAATCCAAAACTTGAAACATCAGTCCTATCTATAAG TCTTAACACATCTTCAATGGCATTCATGATACCCTTAGGACTCGGTGGAGTTATAAG TACAAGAGTATCAAATGAACTTGGTGCTGGAAAACCAAGAGCAGCTAGGCAATCAGTATGCGTTGCGATATTTATGGTTGCTACGGCAGGTATTGCAATGTCCAGCACACTGATAGTAGGGCGTAATATGTGGGGCTATTTGTACAGTACGGAAGAACGAGTAGTCCAATACGTGGGCCAAATGCTCATATTTGTTGCTGCTACTCATTTTTTGGATGGCATTCAGAGTGTTCTTTCAG GAACTTGTAGAGGATGTGGATGGCAAAAGCTTGGAGCTATAATTAATTTGGGAGCTTACTATCTTATAGGCATTCCTTGTTCCATATTATTTGCTTTTGTGTACAACTTTGGAGGAAag GGGCTCTGGACTGGACTTATAGTTGCATTACTTGTACAATCACTGGGTCTGTCAACCGTAACTCTCACCACCAATTGGGAAAAAGAA TCAAAGAAGGCTAAAGACAGAGTCTACAACAGCAACAATGTTACATTTATTCCTGAAGAAATCAGAAGTTGA
- the LOC126669109 gene encoding protein DETOXIFICATION 16-like isoform X2, with translation MEVQEENPSIESPLLISEGGRLLEQKHRFTADEFFIELKKQLNLAGPLVSVNFLIYLLQVISVMFVGHLGELSLAGASMATSFASVTGFSLLKGMASGLDTFCGQSYGAKQYHMLGIHLQRAMIVLLLVSIPLAFIWANAGEILLFFRQDPEISAEAGRYAHFMIPSIFAFAIQECLVRFLQTQNNVVPMMICSGFTTLLHIFICWILVFKSGLGNKGAALANAISYWIYAILLILYVSISPSCKKTWTGFSKQALHGIPKYLKLAIPSAVMLSLETWSFEMMVLLSGLLPNPKLETSVLSISLNTSSMAFMIPLGLGGVISTEERVVQYVGQMLIFVAATHFLDGIQSVLSGTCRGCGWQKLGAIINLGAYYLIGIPCSILFAFVYNFGGKGLWTGLIVALLVQSLGLSTVTLTTNWEKESKKAKDRVYNSNNVTFIPEEIRS, from the exons ATGGAGGTACAAGAAGAAAATCCGAGTATTGAGTCACCATTATTAATCTCTGAAGGTGGAAGATTGTTAGAACAAAAACACAGATTTACAGCAGATGAATTTTTCATAGAACTGAAAAAGCAGCTCAACTTGGCTGGTCCTCTTGTCTCAGTAAATTTCTTGATATATCTTTTGCAAGTCATTTCAGTTATGTTTGTTGGTCATCTTGGTGAGCTTTCACTTGCGGGTGCTTCTATGGCCACGTCTTTTGCTTCGGTTACTGGCTTCAGCTTGTTG AAAGGAATGGCAAGTGGATTAGATACATTCTGTGGTCAGTCTTATGGAGCAAAGCAATATCATATGCTTGGTATACACTTACAGAGGGCAATGATTGTTCTACTACTAGTCAGCATTCCTCTTGCCTTTATATGGGCAAACGCAGGCGAGATTCTTCTGTTCTTCCGGCAAGATCCAGAAATATCAGCTGAGGCAGGACGCTATGCTCATTTTATGATTCCTTCAATTTTCGCTTTCGCCATCCAAGAATGTCTTGTCAGATTCCTGCAGACACAAAACAATGTGGTTCCAATGATGATTTGCTCAGGATTTACAACTTTGCTTCACATTTTCATTTGTTGGATTCTTGTTTTCAAATCAGGACTTGGAAATAAAGGTGCTGCTTTGGCAAATGCTATTTCTTATTGGATTTATGCAATCTTATTAATACTTTATGTCAGCATATCCCCTTCATGTAAGAAGACTTGGACTGGCTTTTCTAAACAAGCCCTTCATGGAATTCCTAAATATCTTAAACTGGCAATTCCTTCTGCTGTAATGCTCAG CTTGGAGACTTGGTCATTCGAGATGATGGTTCTGTTATCTGGTCTTCTTCCTAATCCAAAACTTGAAACATCAGTCCTATCTATAAG TCTTAACACATCTTCAATGGCATTCATGATACCCTTAGGACTCGGTGGAGTTATAAG TACGGAAGAACGAGTAGTCCAATACGTGGGCCAAATGCTCATATTTGTTGCTGCTACTCATTTTTTGGATGGCATTCAGAGTGTTCTTTCAG GAACTTGTAGAGGATGTGGATGGCAAAAGCTTGGAGCTATAATTAATTTGGGAGCTTACTATCTTATAGGCATTCCTTGTTCCATATTATTTGCTTTTGTGTACAACTTTGGAGGAAag GGGCTCTGGACTGGACTTATAGTTGCATTACTTGTACAATCACTGGGTCTGTCAACCGTAACTCTCACCACCAATTGGGAAAAAGAA TCAAAGAAGGCTAAAGACAGAGTCTACAACAGCAACAATGTTACATTTATTCCTGAAGAAATCAGAAGTTGA
- the LOC126669109 gene encoding protein DETOXIFICATION 16-like isoform X3, with protein sequence MASGLDTFCGQSYGAKQYHMLGIHLQRAMIVLLLVSIPLAFIWANAGEILLFFRQDPEISAEAGRYAHFMIPSIFAFAIQECLVRFLQTQNNVVPMMICSGFTTLLHIFICWILVFKSGLGNKGAALANAISYWIYAILLILYVSISPSCKKTWTGFSKQALHGIPKYLKLAIPSAVMLSLETWSFEMMVLLSGLLPNPKLETSVLSISLNTSSMAFMIPLGLGGVISTRVSNELGAGKPRAARQSVCVAIFMVATAGIAMSSTLIVGRNMWGYLYSTEERVVQYVGQMLIFVAATHFLDGIQSVLSGTCRGCGWQKLGAIINLGAYYLIGIPCSILFAFVYNFGGKGLWTGLIVALLVQSLGLSTVTLTTNWEKESKKAKDRVYNSNNVTFIPEEIRS encoded by the exons ATGGCAAGTGGATTAGATACATTCTGTGGTCAGTCTTATGGAGCAAAGCAATATCATATGCTTGGTATACACTTACAGAGGGCAATGATTGTTCTACTACTAGTCAGCATTCCTCTTGCCTTTATATGGGCAAACGCAGGCGAGATTCTTCTGTTCTTCCGGCAAGATCCAGAAATATCAGCTGAGGCAGGACGCTATGCTCATTTTATGATTCCTTCAATTTTCGCTTTCGCCATCCAAGAATGTCTTGTCAGATTCCTGCAGACACAAAACAATGTGGTTCCAATGATGATTTGCTCAGGATTTACAACTTTGCTTCACATTTTCATTTGTTGGATTCTTGTTTTCAAATCAGGACTTGGAAATAAAGGTGCTGCTTTGGCAAATGCTATTTCTTATTGGATTTATGCAATCTTATTAATACTTTATGTCAGCATATCCCCTTCATGTAAGAAGACTTGGACTGGCTTTTCTAAACAAGCCCTTCATGGAATTCCTAAATATCTTAAACTGGCAATTCCTTCTGCTGTAATGCTCAG CTTGGAGACTTGGTCATTCGAGATGATGGTTCTGTTATCTGGTCTTCTTCCTAATCCAAAACTTGAAACATCAGTCCTATCTATAAG TCTTAACACATCTTCAATGGCATTCATGATACCCTTAGGACTCGGTGGAGTTATAAG TACAAGAGTATCAAATGAACTTGGTGCTGGAAAACCAAGAGCAGCTAGGCAATCAGTATGCGTTGCGATATTTATGGTTGCTACGGCAGGTATTGCAATGTCCAGCACACTGATAGTAGGGCGTAATATGTGGGGCTATTTGTACAGTACGGAAGAACGAGTAGTCCAATACGTGGGCCAAATGCTCATATTTGTTGCTGCTACTCATTTTTTGGATGGCATTCAGAGTGTTCTTTCAG GAACTTGTAGAGGATGTGGATGGCAAAAGCTTGGAGCTATAATTAATTTGGGAGCTTACTATCTTATAGGCATTCCTTGTTCCATATTATTTGCTTTTGTGTACAACTTTGGAGGAAag GGGCTCTGGACTGGACTTATAGTTGCATTACTTGTACAATCACTGGGTCTGTCAACCGTAACTCTCACCACCAATTGGGAAAAAGAA TCAAAGAAGGCTAAAGACAGAGTCTACAACAGCAACAATGTTACATTTATTCCTGAAGAAATCAGAAGTTGA
- the LOC126669112 gene encoding flavonoid 3-O-glucosyltransferase-like: MRHKHVCIELNIYYQINHQIMAHNSTKHVAVLAFPFATHAHLLFKLVNEVSKASPHATFSFFSTAQSNSAIFKDSQASDSIKPCNIEDGISKDFVFSGSPIEAVERFLQKTPQNFESSMEKAVKESGKAFSCLITDAFLWFGADMARDLQIPWVAVWTSGPRSVFIHLQTELIREKLGIHGNFQLDKKLDFLPGFESLPATHIPEDVIAKDLTTPFASMLHKMGLNLPKATAVCINSFEEIDSIPINQLKSTLQDLLTIGLPLLTLPPKKHCDPQGCLEWLDKQKQDSVVYISFGSMIMPPPHELTALAEALEYGGFHFIWSFKGNPSEKLPKEFLDRTKEKGIVVSWAPQLQVLQHHSISAFISHGGWNSVVESIIGSVPLICRPFFGDHHLNSWTVEAVWGIGLEIEGGKITKDGTMKALQVVQGSEKGQKMKHKVVHLNKLVVDAVSSQGSSTLNFEKLIKIVT; this comes from the exons ATGCGACACAAACATGTGTGCATAGAACTCAACATCTACTACCAAATTAATCATCAAATAATGGCTCATAATTCAACAAAACACGTAGCAGTTCTTGCATTTCCATTCGCAACTCATGCACATCTTCTTTTCAAACTCGTAAATGAGGTATCAAAAGCATCTCCTCATGCTACATTTTCATTCTTCAGCACTGCTCAATCCAATTCCGCAATTTTTAAAGACTCTCAAGCCTCGGACTCTATAAAACCCTGTAATATTGAAGACGGAATTTCGAAAGACTTTGTTTTTTCAGGAAGCCCTATTGAGGCTGTAGAAAGGTTCTTGCAGAAAACCCCACAGAATTTTGAGAGCTCAATGGAAAAAGCTGTGAAAGAGAGTGGGAAGGCATTCAGTTGTCTGATTACAGATGCTTTTCTTTGGTTTGGTGCTGATATGGCTCGAGATTTGCAGATTCCTTGGGTTGCAGTCTGGACTTCTGGTCCTCGTTCCGTTTTCATCCACCTACAAACTGAACTTATTAGAGAAAAATTGGGAATTCATG GAAATTTCCAATTAGACAAAAAGTTGGACTTCCTTCCAGGATTTGAAAGCTTACCTGCAACTCACATTCCTGAAGATGTAATAGCAAAAGACCTTACCACACCCTTTGCATCAATGTTACACAAAATGGGACTAAATCTACCGAAAGCAACTGCGGTTTGCATTAACTCATTCGAAGAAATCGATTCTATTCCGATTAACCAACTCAAATCGACACTCCAAGATCTTCTAACCATCGGTCTGCCTCTACTAACACTCCCACCCAAGAAACATTGTGATCCACAAGGCTGTCTGGAATGGCTAGACAAGCAGAAACAGGACTCCGTCGTATACATTAGCTTCGGAAGCATGATAATGCCTCCGCCTCACGAGTTAACAGCGTTAGCTGAAGCATTAGAGTACGGCGGATTTCATTTTATCTGGTCATTCAAAGGAAACCCTAGCGAGAAATTGCCGAAAGAGTTTCTCGACAGGACGAAAGAGAAGGGAATTGTAGTTTCCTGGGCACCACAGCTGCAGGTTTTGCAGCATCATTCGATTAGCGCATTCATATCACATGGCGGATGGAATTCTGTGGTGGAGAGTATTATTGGGAGTGTGCCTTTGATTTGTAGGCCGTTCTTCGGGGATCATCACTTGAATAGTTGGACAGTGGAAGCTGTGTGGGGCATTGGATTAGAGATTGAAGGCGGAAAAATCACAAAAGACGGTACAATGAAAGCGTTACAAGTTGTTCAGGGAAGTGAAAAAGGACAGAAAATGAAACATAAAGTTGTTCATCTTAATAAACTTGTTGTTGATGCTGTTAGTTCACAAGGTAGCTCAActcttaattttgaaaaattgataaaGATTGTTACTTAG